A portion of the Candidatus Binatia bacterium genome contains these proteins:
- a CDS encoding thiamine pyrophosphate-dependent dehydrogenase E1 component subunit alpha gives MAKNKTKSPASIGREQWLRFYRQMLKIRLFEEQVNQLYMSAKMPGLAHLYIGQEAVAVGVCEALRADDYITSTYRGHGHCLAKGAAVDKMFAELLGKVNGYCRGKGGSMHIADQERGNLGANAIVAGSTGIATGAAMSAKLRGSDQVAVCFFGEGALGQGLLYECMNMAALWKLPVIYLCENNLYNEYTHYSETTAGEIEARARAFGIPTESIDGQDVELVHKTLQRLVERARQGDGPSFVLCSTYRFHGHHVGDIDRAYYRAKKEEEEWKSKRDPVKLLTDKLLRLKIADPKLLQKIENETRREIEDGVQFALNAPYPDPDEVDQHVYA, from the coding sequence ATGGCAAAGAACAAAACCAAATCGCCGGCGAGTATCGGGCGGGAGCAGTGGCTCCGGTTTTATCGTCAGATGCTGAAGATCCGCCTCTTCGAAGAGCAGGTCAATCAGCTTTACATGAGCGCGAAGATGCCGGGGCTGGCGCATCTCTATATCGGGCAGGAAGCAGTAGCAGTGGGCGTCTGCGAGGCGCTGCGCGCCGACGATTATATCACCAGCACGTACCGGGGCCACGGCCATTGCCTCGCGAAAGGCGCGGCGGTGGACAAGATGTTCGCCGAGCTGCTCGGCAAAGTGAACGGCTACTGCCGCGGCAAAGGCGGCTCGATGCACATCGCCGACCAGGAAAGAGGTAACCTGGGCGCCAACGCGATCGTCGCCGGCAGCACCGGAATCGCCACCGGCGCGGCGATGTCGGCGAAGCTCCGCGGCAGCGACCAGGTCGCGGTTTGTTTTTTCGGCGAGGGCGCGCTCGGGCAAGGACTGCTTTACGAGTGCATGAACATGGCGGCGCTCTGGAAGCTGCCGGTCATCTATCTCTGTGAGAACAACCTTTACAACGAGTACACACATTACAGCGAGACCACCGCAGGCGAGATCGAAGCGCGCGCGAGGGCTTTTGGCATTCCGACGGAGTCGATCGACGGACAGGACGTCGAGCTGGTCCATAAAACCCTGCAGCGCCTGGTCGAGCGGGCGCGGCAAGGCGACGGGCCTTCATTTGTCCTCTGCAGCACTTACCGCTTCCACGGCCATCACGTCGGCGACATCGACCGCGCCTACTATCGGGCCAAAAAGGAAGAAGAGGAATGGAAGAGCAAGCGCGATCCGGTAAAATTGCTCACCGATAAATTACTCCGCCTCAAGATCGCTGACCCGAAACTTTTACAGAAGATCGAAAACGAAACTCGCCGTGAGATTGAAGACGGAGTGCAGTTCGCTTTGAACGCTCCGTACCCGGACCCGGATGAAGTCGATCAGCATGTGTATGCATGA
- a CDS encoding NAD(P)-dependent oxidoreductase: MANLGFVGLGVMGSRMVKRLLDAGHSVIGYNRTKSKAQWLLDAGMKWGETPRAVAQSAEITFSMVTNTEALRAVATGPDGILAGLAPGKIHIDMSTVSPAASREIAAQVAAKGAEMLDAPVSGSVSTLEEGKLSIMVGGDRAVCERARPILQAIGPKVTHVGGNGLAVGMKIATNLSLAVQMLAFSEGVLLAEKSGIARETAVEVLLNSVIASPMVKYRGPFVLKMPDEAWFDINMMQKDLLLALDMGRGLDVPLPTTAVTNEMLTTARAMGFADKDFAVLFEALAKMAGLKK; encoded by the coding sequence ATGGCGAATCTCGGCTTCGTCGGTCTCGGCGTCATGGGCAGCCGCATGGTCAAGCGGCTGCTCGATGCCGGCCATAGCGTGATCGGTTACAACCGAACTAAATCCAAGGCGCAGTGGCTGCTTGACGCCGGGATGAAGTGGGGCGAGACGCCGCGTGCCGTAGCGCAAAGCGCCGAAATCACCTTCTCCATGGTGACCAACACCGAAGCGTTGCGAGCGGTCGCCACAGGACCCGACGGAATCCTCGCCGGACTGGCGCCGGGAAAAATTCACATCGACATGAGCACCGTGAGTCCCGCGGCGAGCCGCGAGATCGCGGCTCAAGTCGCCGCCAAGGGCGCAGAGATGCTCGACGCGCCGGTATCCGGCAGCGTGAGCACGCTGGAAGAGGGCAAGCTTTCGATCATGGTCGGCGGCGATCGCGCGGTTTGCGAGCGCGCTCGCCCGATTCTCCAGGCGATTGGCCCAAAAGTTACTCACGTCGGCGGCAACGGGCTGGCCGTCGGAATGAAGATCGCGACCAACCTGAGCCTCGCCGTGCAGATGCTGGCCTTCAGCGAAGGTGTCCTGCTGGCCGAGAAAAGCGGCATCGCGCGGGAGACCGCCGTTGAAGTCTTGCTCAACAGCGTGATCGCTTCGCCGATGGTAAAGTATCGCGGGCCCTTTGTGCTCAAGATGCCGGACGAAGCCTGGTTCGACATCAACATGATGCAAAAGGATCTTCTGCTCGCGCTGGATATGGGCCGCGGGCTCGATGTCCCGCTGCCGACGACCGCGGTCACAAACGAGATGCTCACCACGGCTCGGGCAATGGGATTCGCCGACAAAGATTTCGCCGTCCTGTTCGAAGCGCTGGCGAAAATGGCAGGCCTCAAAAAATAA
- a CDS encoding UbiD family decarboxylase, with the protein MDKRKYYRDVREHIKALEERGKLVRIKREINKDTELMPLVRWQFRGLDEQQRKAFLFENVVDVKGKRYTMPVSVGTLAASTEVYSIGLMCEPEEIFERWTQAQLKPIPPVVVESGPAQEVVHTGKDLLNGYGLDMIPVPISTPGFDNAPYLSSANWVTKDPDTGIYNIGNYRGQIKAPDRTGGLFLGQHMGTHWKKCKEKGIPLEAAIVIGVIPAVAYAATAKLPYDFDEYRLAGGLAGEPIPLVKCRTVDLLVPATAEIVIEGKIATDMIEPEGPFGEYPGYMGHRGVAPFLDVTCITHRKDAIYTALMSQFPPSESSKIKHTGTEKVMYKFLRHDAGNPCVLDVAIHDEVSGSGQGYCVIKMKKTNSGDVWRALNTSAGFSGSYAKICIAVDEDIDIRDPAMINWAISFNVRPDQDVMILKGKSPGLDPSCYPPGVPTHVARQTPTSALLIDATRPWPYTPVSLPRKEFMENSKKIWEELGLPELKPRMPWYGYSLGAWTKEDEEEAELALKGEHFVTGEKAKAKRVKP; encoded by the coding sequence GTGGATAAGAGAAAATATTACCGCGACGTTCGCGAGCACATCAAAGCGCTGGAGGAGCGCGGCAAGCTCGTTCGCATCAAGCGCGAGATCAACAAAGACACCGAGCTGATGCCGCTCGTGCGCTGGCAGTTTCGCGGCCTCGACGAGCAGCAGCGGAAAGCCTTTTTATTCGAAAACGTCGTCGATGTCAAAGGCAAGCGCTACACGATGCCGGTCTCCGTCGGCACGCTCGCCGCGTCGACCGAGGTTTACAGCATCGGCCTCATGTGCGAGCCGGAAGAGATCTTCGAGCGCTGGACGCAAGCTCAATTGAAGCCGATCCCGCCGGTCGTCGTGGAATCGGGTCCGGCGCAGGAAGTCGTGCATACGGGGAAAGACCTTCTGAACGGCTACGGGCTCGACATGATCCCGGTGCCGATCTCGACGCCGGGCTTCGACAACGCGCCGTATCTCAGCTCGGCGAACTGGGTGACGAAAGATCCCGACACCGGCATCTATAACATCGGCAACTACCGCGGGCAGATCAAAGCGCCCGACCGCACCGGCGGGCTCTTTCTCGGCCAGCACATGGGCACGCATTGGAAAAAATGCAAGGAAAAAGGAATTCCGCTGGAGGCCGCCATCGTGATCGGCGTGATTCCGGCCGTGGCTTACGCCGCGACGGCGAAGCTGCCGTACGATTTCGATGAGTACCGGCTCGCCGGCGGGCTCGCCGGCGAGCCGATCCCGCTGGTCAAATGCAGAACCGTCGATCTTCTAGTCCCCGCCACGGCGGAGATCGTCATCGAGGGCAAGATCGCGACCGACATGATCGAGCCGGAAGGGCCGTTCGGCGAATATCCCGGCTACATGGGTCATCGCGGCGTGGCGCCGTTCTTGGACGTGACCTGCATCACGCACCGCAAAGACGCGATCTACACGGCGCTGATGAGCCAGTTTCCCCCCAGCGAGTCGAGCAAGATCAAGCACACCGGCACGGAAAAAGTCATGTACAAATTTCTCCGCCACGACGCCGGCAACCCCTGCGTCTTGGATGTCGCCATTCACGATGAAGTCAGCGGCAGCGGCCAGGGTTATTGCGTGATCAAGATGAAAAAAACCAACTCGGGCGATGTGTGGCGCGCGCTCAATACCTCCGCCGGTTTCAGCGGCAGTTACGCGAAGATTTGCATCGCCGTCGATGAAGACATCGACATCCGCGATCCGGCGATGATCAACTGGGCGATCTCGTTTAACGTCAGGCCCGACCAGGACGTCATGATCCTCAAGGGAAAATCTCCCGGGCTCGATCCCTCCTGCTATCCTCCCGGTGTTCCAACGCACGTGGCCCGGCAGACCCCGACCAGCGCGCTCTTGATCGACGCGACGCGTCCCTGGCCTTACACGCCGGTGTCGTTGCCGCGAAAAGAGTTCATGGAAAATTCCAAAAAAATCTGGGAGGAGCTGGGACTGCCGGAACTCAAGCCGCGCATGCCGTGGTACGGCTACAGCCTCGGCGCCTGGACCAAAGAAGACGAGGAGGAGGCGGAGCTGGCGCTCAAGGGCGAGCATTTCGTCACCGGGGAAAAGGCGAAGGCGAAGCGGGTGAAGCCGTAA
- a CDS encoding methyltransferase yields the protein MDGLAKLLRRTPLRTFIFYPLLAVAWELLIHRRLKVQPIFLLLMVWGYLQYRLCGLYRLKRGGGGPGVETPPKRLLLSGPYAYSRNPMYLGHIIFLAGLALTLQSIFAAAITVATAIWFHLRVRHDEARLLELWGEPYRRYLLITKRWLPGLF from the coding sequence ATGGACGGGCTCGCAAAACTACTTCGCCGCACGCCGTTACGAACTTTTATCTTTTATCCACTTCTCGCGGTTGCTTGGGAATTGTTGATCCATCGCCGCCTTAAGGTTCAGCCGATCTTTTTGCTGCTGATGGTGTGGGGCTATCTCCAATATCGCCTTTGCGGCCTTTATCGTTTAAAGCGCGGCGGCGGCGGGCCGGGCGTCGAGACGCCGCCGAAACGTTTGCTTTTATCCGGGCCGTACGCTTACTCCCGGAATCCCATGTACCTCGGCCATATTATTTTCCTTGCCGGTCTGGCGCTGACTCTCCAATCTATCTTTGCCGCCGCCATAACCGTCGCGACGGCGATCTGGTTTCATCTCCGAGTTCGACACGACGAGGCCAGACTCCTGGAACTCTGGGGCGAGCCCTACCGTCGCTATCTGTTGATTACAAAGCGCTGGCTTCCGGGACTGTTCTAA